The Lutibacter profundi genome includes a region encoding these proteins:
- a CDS encoding OmpA family protein, with product MKHLKVAFLALLLIIGFNNINAQDKNNTWAIGLGVNAIDFYPTNSGLPGHGGWFDEFANTGDHFNIVSSISKMSVSKYLVDGFSLEAAGTLNRITRVGDNTISEISYYGLDGAVKYDLNNVIGNTSKFNPYATVGGGYTWLDELGTATFNAGLGVNFWFSEKVGLNFETKYKQTFESNIVQHFQHSLGLVLKFGGTDTDGDGVYDQFDACPEVFGLVEYKGCPDSDSDGVIDSEDDCPNVAGLASLNGCPDADEDGIADKNDDCPNVKGSKANNGCPDTDGDGVLDKNDDCPQVSGPEANKGCPWPDTDGDGVLDKDDNCIDEAGPASNNGCPVITEVEIAKLEELFKTVYFDSGRDIIKAETVSKLDEAAQIMLKYTTAKFNILGYADSTGSKKRNQELSENRANAVKDYIVGKGVSSTNLTAKGYGEAMPIASNNTRAGRAKNRRVEVKLVD from the coding sequence ATGAAACATTTAAAAGTAGCTTTTTTGGCTTTATTATTAATTATTGGTTTCAACAATATTAATGCGCAGGATAAAAATAATACTTGGGCAATTGGTTTAGGTGTAAATGCTATAGATTTTTACCCAACTAATTCAGGCCTCCCTGGACATGGTGGTTGGTTTGATGAGTTTGCCAATACAGGAGACCATTTCAATATTGTTTCATCAATAAGTAAAATGAGCGTTAGTAAATATTTAGTGGATGGGTTTAGCCTTGAAGCAGCAGGAACATTAAATAGAATAACTAGAGTAGGAGATAATACTATCTCAGAAATATCTTATTATGGTTTAGATGGAGCTGTTAAGTATGACCTTAACAATGTTATAGGTAACACCTCTAAATTTAACCCGTATGCTACTGTTGGAGGAGGTTATACGTGGTTAGATGAATTAGGAACAGCAACTTTTAACGCTGGTTTAGGAGTTAACTTTTGGTTCTCTGAAAAGGTAGGGTTAAATTTTGAAACAAAGTACAAACAAACATTTGAAAGTAACATAGTACAACATTTTCAACACTCTTTAGGACTTGTTCTTAAATTTGGAGGAACCGATACTGATGGTGATGGTGTTTATGATCAATTTGATGCTTGCCCTGAAGTTTTTGGCTTAGTTGAATATAAAGGTTGCCCTGATTCAGACAGTGATGGAGTTATTGATTCAGAAGATGACTGTCCAAATGTTGCAGGTTTAGCATCTTTAAATGGATGTCCAGATGCCGATGAAGATGGAATTGCAGATAAAAATGATGATTGCCCTAATGTTAAAGGCTCAAAAGCAAACAATGGATGTCCTGACACAGATGGAGATGGAGTGTTAGACAAAAATGATGATTGTCCTCAAGTATCAGGACCTGAAGCTAATAAAGGTTGCCCTTGGCCAGATACAGATGGAGATGGAGTATTAGATAAAGATGATAACTGTATTGATGAAGCAGGACCTGCTTCTAACAATGGTTGTCCGGTAATTACTGAAGTAGAGATAGCAAAATTAGAAGAATTATTTAAAACTGTTTATTTTGATTCTGGAAGAGATATTATTAAGGCAGAAACAGTTTCTAAATTAGATGAAGCCGCTCAAATAATGCTTAAATATACAACAGCAAAATTTAATATTTTAGGTTATGCAGATAGTACAGGAAGCAAAAAACGCAATCAAGAATTATCAGAAAATAGAGCGAATGCTGTAAAAGATTATATAGTAGGAAAAGGAGTTTCTTCAACTAATTTAACAGCTAAAGGGTATGGAGAAGCTATGCCAATTGCATCTAATAATACAAGAGCAGGTAGAGCTAAAAACAGAAGAGTTGAAGTAAAACTAGTTGACTAA
- a CDS encoding PD-(D/E)XK nuclease family protein, which produces MNSFISKVVNTIFSKHKKYDNLIFVLPSQRACLFLKEEIQKKIPTSSFLPKIISIENYIQEIGNINLIDNTQLLFEFYSIYKQNVPKDKIEPFDVFSQWATIALHDFNEIDSYLVNSKEFFTNLSDIKKLNEWFQDKKPTKLVVNYIQFFEYLHILYQTLSEKLKNNKFGYQGLIYREAKNNLESYINKNKNNHIFFAGFNALNKAEECIIKELLTNNIATVYWDANESILNSSNEAGVFLRKYKNEWSYYKKNPFLWIENEKQVNKNINIIGAPKNITQIKYVGELLSKLNDFNKTALILADENLLTLTLNSLPNNVKNINITMGYPLKDIPIANLFEKLFKLHLNQHKFHKTEEQQFYYKDVLEVLNDPFLNKVQGSNLLQKISTQIKSENNIFLEVTLLKKYVLPNEVNKLTLLFSLLNFSKDINKIIKKCSELIQNLKQHAIGIEKEYLYRFYTVFQQLETLNKTYNHITDLKTLALFYNQILQNEKLFFQGEPLQGLQLMGMLETRALDFETIIITSVNEGVLPAGKNETSFIPFDAKKHFGLPTYQEKDSIFSYHFQRLLQRTKNIYLIYNTETDGYGSGEKSRFLTQLEINNPTITKTIISPNVQYLEFPLIQIKKTAEVLEKLKKVFTRGISPSALATYMYNPIRFYEQKILEIKEDNEVEEIIESNTMGSVIHGVLEAMYKPYLGKILNKNNIVEMQKNCSILLHRYFEKLYLKGNIISGKNKLIFEVSKNYINRFLQQELILINQTKQLKIIALEENLSAEIFIEGIDFPIRINGFVDRIDELDGVTRIIDYKTGKVEARELKIADFSVITEDYKYTKALQVMLYSYLYVSKIKKPTIKLESGIISFKNLSSGFLRVNLSEEPRGKNYEVTEEKIQNFMNEIKNLIREILNPEIPFIENTDLPFKIKK; this is translated from the coding sequence ATGAACTCATTTATTTCAAAGGTTGTTAATACAATATTTAGTAAACATAAAAAATATGATAACTTAATATTTGTACTCCCTAGCCAGCGTGCCTGTTTATTTTTAAAAGAAGAAATTCAAAAAAAAATACCCACCTCATCATTTTTACCTAAAATAATAAGCATTGAAAATTATATCCAAGAAATTGGCAATATTAATTTAATTGATAATACTCAGCTACTTTTTGAATTTTATAGTATATATAAACAAAACGTTCCAAAAGATAAGATAGAACCTTTTGATGTGTTTTCACAATGGGCAACTATAGCACTGCATGATTTTAATGAAATAGATAGTTACTTGGTAAATTCGAAAGAGTTTTTTACAAATTTAAGTGATATTAAAAAATTAAATGAATGGTTTCAAGATAAAAAACCAACCAAGCTAGTAGTAAATTATATTCAATTTTTTGAATATTTACACATTTTATATCAAACGTTAAGTGAAAAACTTAAAAACAATAAATTTGGTTATCAAGGATTAATTTATAGAGAAGCTAAAAATAATTTAGAATCATATATCAATAAAAACAAAAACAATCACATTTTTTTTGCGGGATTTAATGCATTGAATAAGGCAGAAGAATGTATAATTAAGGAACTATTAACCAACAATATTGCTACAGTTTATTGGGATGCCAATGAGTCTATTCTTAATTCATCAAACGAGGCAGGTGTATTTTTGAGAAAATATAAAAATGAATGGAGTTATTATAAAAAGAACCCTTTCTTATGGATTGAGAATGAAAAACAAGTGAACAAAAATATAAATATAATAGGAGCCCCCAAAAATATCACTCAAATAAAATATGTTGGAGAATTACTATCTAAATTAAATGATTTTAATAAAACAGCTCTAATATTAGCAGATGAAAATTTGTTAACACTCACCTTAAATTCATTACCAAATAATGTAAAAAATATCAATATTACCATGGGCTATCCTTTAAAAGATATTCCAATAGCAAATTTGTTTGAAAAATTATTTAAACTACATTTAAATCAGCATAAGTTTCATAAAACAGAAGAGCAGCAATTTTATTATAAAGATGTATTAGAGGTATTAAATGATCCTTTTTTAAACAAAGTTCAAGGAAGCAATCTTCTTCAAAAAATTAGCACTCAAATTAAAAGTGAGAATAATATATTTTTGGAGGTTACATTATTAAAAAAGTATGTTTTACCAAATGAAGTAAATAAACTTACGCTATTATTTTCGCTACTTAATTTTTCAAAAGATATTAATAAAATAATTAAAAAGTGTAGTGAGTTAATACAGAATTTGAAGCAACATGCCATAGGTATTGAAAAAGAATATTTATATAGGTTTTACACCGTTTTTCAGCAATTAGAAACACTAAACAAAACATATAACCATATAACAGATTTAAAAACATTAGCATTATTTTACAATCAAATTTTACAGAACGAAAAACTTTTTTTTCAAGGAGAGCCACTTCAAGGTTTACAACTAATGGGAATGTTAGAAACTAGAGCCTTAGACTTTGAAACCATTATTATAACTTCAGTAAATGAAGGGGTTTTACCAGCTGGGAAAAATGAAACTTCATTTATCCCATTTGATGCTAAAAAACATTTTGGTTTACCTACATATCAAGAAAAAGATTCAATATTTTCATATCATTTTCAGCGACTTTTACAACGAACAAAAAATATATACCTGATTTATAATACAGAGACAGACGGCTATGGGTCTGGAGAAAAAAGTAGATTTTTAACTCAACTCGAAATAAATAACCCAACAATTACAAAAACAATTATTAGTCCAAACGTTCAATATTTAGAGTTTCCTTTAATTCAAATTAAAAAAACAGCAGAAGTTTTAGAAAAATTAAAAAAAGTATTTACAAGAGGTATTTCTCCATCAGCTTTGGCAACTTATATGTACAACCCTATACGTTTTTATGAACAAAAAATATTAGAAATTAAAGAAGATAATGAAGTAGAGGAAATTATTGAATCAAATACCATGGGATCTGTAATTCATGGAGTATTAGAAGCAATGTACAAACCTTATTTAGGGAAGATATTAAATAAAAACAACATTGTTGAAATGCAAAAAAATTGTAGTATACTGCTTCATAGATATTTTGAAAAATTGTACTTAAAAGGAAATATTATTTCTGGGAAAAATAAACTTATTTTTGAAGTAAGTAAAAATTATATCAACCGATTTCTACAACAAGAATTAATACTTATAAATCAGACAAAGCAACTAAAAATAATTGCTTTAGAAGAAAATTTAAGTGCTGAAATATTTATTGAAGGAATAGATTTTCCAATAAGAATAAATGGATTTGTAGATAGAATAGATGAACTAGATGGGGTAACTAGAATTATTGATTATAAAACAGGTAAAGTTGAAGCGAGAGAGTTAAAAATAGCAGACTTTAGTGTAATTACTGAAGATTATAAATATACCAAAGCCTTACAAGTTATGTTGTATTCGTATTTATATGTATCAAAAATAAAGAAGCCTACTATTAAATTAGAGAGCGGTATAATTTCATTTAAAAATTTAAGTTCTGGATTTTTAAGAGTTAATTTATCTGAAGAACCAAGAGGTAAAAATTATGAGGTTACTGAAGAAAAAATACAAAATTTCATGAATGAAATTAAAAACCTGATTAGGGAAATTTTAAATCCCGAAATACCTTTTATAGAAAATACTGATTTGCCTTTCAAAATAAAAAAATGA
- a CDS encoding alpha/beta hydrolase family protein → MKINKNIIAKSTHHNKPIVTDTFYIENKNKKPIVVFCHGYKGYKDWGAWNIVAEAFAKANLFFVKFNFSHNGGTINNPIDFPDLKAFGENNLTIELNDLEDIINWILSNTNFKDEIDIDNITLIGHSRGGGIVTIKASENSKITKVISWAGVSDYGVRFPKGEQLNEWKKQGVSYILNARTKQKMPHLYQFYQNFKANENRLTIKNAVKKLKVSQLIVQGKKDEVVLPIEAKNIHSWNKKSELFLVDEMNHTLGCVQPWNNSKMPLHLERVVNKSIQFINQK, encoded by the coding sequence ATGAAAATAAATAAAAATATAATTGCAAAAAGCACTCACCATAACAAGCCAATTGTTACAGATACTTTTTACATTGAAAACAAGAATAAGAAACCAATAGTTGTTTTTTGTCATGGTTATAAAGGCTATAAAGATTGGGGAGCATGGAATATTGTTGCAGAAGCTTTTGCTAAAGCAAATTTGTTTTTTGTGAAATTTAATTTTTCACACAATGGAGGAACAATAAATAATCCAATAGATTTTCCAGATTTAAAAGCATTTGGAGAAAATAATTTAACAATAGAACTAAACGATTTAGAAGATATTATAAATTGGATACTAAGTAATACTAATTTTAAAGACGAAATTGACATTGATAATATTACATTAATTGGACATTCTCGAGGAGGTGGAATTGTAACGATAAAAGCTTCTGAAAATTCTAAAATAACAAAAGTAATAAGTTGGGCAGGAGTTTCAGATTATGGAGTGCGTTTCCCAAAAGGAGAACAGTTAAATGAGTGGAAAAAACAAGGTGTTTCATACATTTTAAATGCAAGAACAAAGCAAAAAATGCCTCATTTGTACCAATTTTATCAAAACTTTAAAGCCAATGAAAATAGACTAACAATTAAAAATGCGGTTAAAAAATTAAAAGTATCACAGTTAATTGTTCAAGGAAAAAAAGATGAAGTAGTGTTACCTATTGAAGCCAAAAATATACACTCTTGGAATAAAAAAAGTGAATTGTTTTTAGTTGATGAAATGAATCATACTTTGGGATGTGTTCAACCTTGGAATAACTCAAAAATGCCACTTCATTTAGAGCGTGTAGTTAACAAAAGTATACAATTTATCAATCAAAAATGA
- a CDS encoding GNAT family N-acetyltransferase, translating to MITKALTLDLEKLYSITKSCAKQMIAKGIFQWNENYPSKEILQKDIELQQIWKLEEKGTIIGIIVLTEIEDKEYQDVKWLTRNNNNLYIHRLAIKPEYQRKGYAQKLMNFAENYALQNNYNSIRLDTFSKNKRNQKFYKKRNYKKLGNIYFCNQSEFPFYCYEKVLNKKG from the coding sequence ATGATAACAAAAGCACTCACGTTAGATTTAGAAAAACTATACTCAATTACAAAATCTTGCGCAAAACAAATGATAGCAAAAGGTATTTTTCAGTGGAATGAAAATTACCCATCAAAAGAAATATTACAAAAAGATATTGAGTTGCAACAAATTTGGAAGTTAGAAGAGAAAGGTACTATTATTGGAATTATTGTGCTAACAGAAATTGAAGATAAGGAATATCAAGATGTTAAGTGGCTTACTAGAAACAATAACAATTTATACATTCATCGCTTGGCAATTAAGCCTGAATATCAAAGAAAAGGATATGCGCAAAAACTGATGAATTTTGCTGAAAATTATGCTTTACAAAACAATTACAATTCAATTAGATTAGATACATTTAGTAAAAATAAACGAAATCAAAAATTTTATAAAAAACGGAATTACAAAAAATTAGGAAATATTTACTTTTGTAACCAAAGTGAATTTCCGTTTTATTGTTATGAAAAGGTTTTAAATAAAAAGGGGTAA
- a CDS encoding MATE family efflux transporter — translation MYKKSNITFKGINKLAIPAIIAGIAEPLLSITDTAIVGNIQVNPTEALAAVGIAGSFISALVWILAQTRSAISATIAKYLGAKKLEEIATLPAQIIAINIFLSVLIYVTTIFFANEIFQLYNADGLILNYSVEYFKIRALGFPLTLFVFSSFGIFRGLQNTFWPMVISIVGAVLNVGLDFLLVYGIEGFINPMNIKGAAWASVIAQGVMAILALILILKKTPFNLKITFPLNKEIGNLLAISFNLIIRAIALNVALYLANSYATKYGDNYIAAQTIAFQIWLFFAFFIDGYASVGNIVSGKLLGENNYNQMWKLSVKLSRYSIVVSLLLAVICAVFYIPIGRLFSQDPLVLQSFYSVFWIVLIMQPINAVAFVFDGIFKGLAEAATLRNLLLFATFLGFVPVLLIGDYFNLKLYAIWLAFTVWMLLRAGILVVKFRRKYLHKNT, via the coding sequence ATGTATAAAAAGTCTAACATAACTTTTAAAGGAATTAATAAATTGGCAATACCTGCTATTATTGCAGGTATTGCAGAGCCGTTACTTTCAATTACAGACACTGCAATTGTAGGAAATATACAAGTAAATCCAACAGAAGCATTAGCTGCAGTTGGTATTGCAGGATCCTTTATATCTGCATTAGTATGGATATTAGCACAAACAAGATCGGCTATTTCAGCAACTATAGCTAAATATCTAGGGGCTAAAAAATTAGAAGAAATTGCTACATTGCCAGCTCAAATTATAGCAATTAATATATTTTTAAGTGTGTTAATTTATGTTACAACTATATTTTTTGCAAACGAAATTTTTCAACTCTACAATGCAGATGGACTTATTTTAAACTATTCAGTTGAATATTTTAAAATACGTGCATTAGGCTTTCCTTTAACTCTTTTTGTTTTTTCTTCATTTGGTATATTTAGAGGTTTACAAAACACTTTTTGGCCCATGGTAATAAGTATTGTGGGGGCAGTTTTAAATGTAGGGTTAGATTTTTTATTAGTTTATGGTATTGAAGGCTTTATAAACCCAATGAATATAAAAGGAGCGGCTTGGGCAAGTGTTATTGCACAAGGAGTTATGGCAATTTTAGCATTAATTTTAATATTGAAAAAAACACCATTTAATTTAAAAATTACGTTTCCTTTAAATAAAGAAATAGGTAATTTACTAGCTATTAGTTTTAATTTAATTATAAGAGCAATTGCATTGAACGTTGCATTGTATTTGGCAAATTCTTATGCTACAAAATACGGAGATAATTACATTGCTGCACAAACTATTGCTTTCCAAATTTGGTTATTTTTCGCTTTTTTTATTGATGGATATGCGAGTGTTGGAAATATAGTTTCAGGAAAATTATTAGGAGAAAACAATTATAACCAAATGTGGAAATTGAGTGTTAAATTAAGTAGGTATTCAATAGTTGTTTCATTATTACTCGCTGTTATTTGTGCAGTTTTTTACATTCCAATAGGAAGGCTCTTTTCACAAGATCCACTTGTATTGCAGTCGTTTTATAGTGTTTTTTGGATTGTACTTATTATGCAGCCAATAAATGCAGTTGCATTTGTTTTTGACGGAATTTTTAAAGGGCTTGCAGAAGCTGCCACACTTAGAAATTTGTTGTTATTTGCTACCTTTTTAGGCTTTGTGCCAGTTCTTTTAATTGGAGATTATTTCAATTTAAAACTATATGCAATTTGGTTGGCTTTTACGGTTTGGATGTTATTAAGAGCCGGTATTTTAGTTGTAAAATTTAGAAGAAAATATTTGCATAAAAACACGTAA
- a CDS encoding enoyl-CoA hydratase/isomerase family protein, which translates to MSNGSLYTHIQNNIATVEFYHPASNSMPSELLDRLTVAFNELSKNKDVHVIILKSEQDKTFCAGASFNELITISTIEEGKQFFLGFANVLNAMRNCSKLIIGRVQGKAIGGGVGLVAACDYCFATEQAAIKLSEFTIGIGPFVIAPFVKRKIGVAALSELTLDATSWQNAYWAKEKGLFAKVFETIREMDLEVENLALKLSKYNPDSLKEMKKALWKDTNNWEVLLAKRAEISGKLVLSEFTKKNLQKFKK; encoded by the coding sequence ATGAGTAATGGAAGTTTATACACACATATTCAAAATAATATTGCTACTGTTGAATTTTATCATCCTGCAAGTAATTCTATGCCAAGTGAATTATTAGATAGGTTAACCGTTGCATTTAATGAATTGAGTAAAAATAAAGACGTTCATGTTATTATTTTAAAAAGTGAACAAGATAAAACTTTTTGCGCTGGCGCATCTTTTAATGAATTGATTACTATTTCAACTATTGAAGAAGGAAAACAATTTTTTTTAGGCTTTGCAAATGTACTAAATGCAATGCGTAATTGTTCTAAATTGATAATTGGAAGAGTACAAGGAAAAGCTATTGGAGGAGGAGTTGGTTTGGTAGCAGCTTGCGATTATTGTTTTGCAACTGAACAAGCAGCAATTAAATTATCAGAATTTACTATTGGCATTGGTCCTTTTGTTATTGCTCCTTTTGTAAAGCGTAAAATAGGAGTAGCGGCATTAAGTGAACTAACATTAGATGCAACAAGTTGGCAAAATGCGTATTGGGCAAAAGAAAAAGGATTGTTTGCAAAAGTTTTTGAAACAATTAGAGAAATGGATTTAGAAGTTGAAAATTTAGCATTAAAACTTTCTAAATACAATCCAGATTCTTTAAAAGAAATGAAAAAAGCACTATGGAAAGATACAAATAACTGGGAAGTTTTATTAGCTAAACGAGCTGAAATTAGTGGCAAATTAGTGCTCTCTGAGTTTACCAAAAAAAACTTACAAAAATTTAAAAAATAG
- a CDS encoding 6-pyruvoyl trahydropterin synthase family protein has protein sequence MSTIRITKKFHFETGHALYGYDGKCRNVHGHSYKLSVTVIGTPISNSTNVKYGMVIDFGDLKKIVASEIVDKFDHATVFNKNTPHIELANELEKRGHNIILVDYQPTSEMMLVDFAKKIKNRLPKTIKLHALKLQETGTSHAEWYAEDQY, from the coding sequence ATGAGTACTATTAGAATAACAAAAAAATTTCATTTTGAAACAGGACATGCATTATACGGATATGATGGGAAATGTAGAAATGTTCATGGGCATAGTTATAAACTTTCTGTTACTGTGATAGGAACGCCTATAAGTAATTCAACAAATGTAAAATATGGAATGGTGATAGATTTTGGAGATTTAAAAAAAATTGTTGCTTCAGAAATTGTAGACAAATTTGATCACGCAACAGTTTTTAATAAAAACACACCACATATTGAATTAGCAAATGAATTGGAAAAAAGGGGTCATAATATTATTTTGGTAGATTACCAACCTACAAGCGAAATGATGTTAGTAGATTTTGCTAAAAAAATAAAAAATAGGTTGCCTAAAACTATAAAATTACACGCTTTAAAATTGCAAGAAACAGGGACTTCACATGCAGAATGGTACGCTGAAGATCAATACTAA
- the pth gene encoding aminoacyl-tRNA hydrolase, with protein MKKFLIVGLGNIGEKYSNTRHNIGFKILDELASKETITFESEKLGTLARFRFKGRTFVLLKPSTFMNLSGKAVKYWLTKEKIPLENLLIICDDLNLPFGTIRIKAKGSDGGHNGLKDINAVLQTQQYARFRFGVGSAFSKGRQVDYVLGEWNEDENNLLPERLKKSCEIIKSFGTAGLNNTMNTYNGT; from the coding sequence ATGAAAAAATTCTTAATTGTTGGTTTGGGAAACATTGGTGAAAAATACAGCAATACAAGGCACAATATAGGTTTTAAAATTCTTGACGAACTGGCTTCAAAAGAAACTATAACCTTTGAAAGTGAAAAATTAGGAACTCTTGCAAGATTTAGGTTTAAAGGAAGAACGTTTGTTCTTTTAAAGCCTTCAACTTTTATGAATTTAAGTGGTAAAGCTGTAAAATACTGGCTTACTAAAGAAAAAATTCCTTTAGAAAATTTATTAATTATTTGTGATGATTTGAACTTGCCTTTTGGTACTATTAGAATAAAAGCCAAAGGAAGTGACGGTGGACATAATGGATTAAAGGATATAAATGCTGTTTTACAAACACAACAATATGCACGATTTAGATTTGGAGTTGGATCAGCGTTTTCAAAAGGCCGTCAGGTAGATTATGTTTTAGGAGAATGGAATGAAGATGAAAACAACTTATTGCCTGAGCGTTTAAAAAAATCTTGTGAAATTATTAAATCATTTGGTACTGCTGGTTTAAATAATACAATGAATACTTATAATGGAACGTAA
- a CDS encoding 50S ribosomal protein L25/general stress protein Ctc, with protein MQSITIKGSQRESVGKVSTKALRNAGKVPCVLYGGDKPLHFSADEISFKKLVYTANVYTATIELEGTTYNAILQDIQFHPVTDKILHVDFYQLFDDKLVTMNIPVRLIGTSPGVINGGSLSFPMRKLSIRAFPADLPDFINADISKLRIGHKLVVSELTNDKLHILHPENTVVVQVRTARAAILDDDDEEAGEEGEEGTASESTEEGAATE; from the coding sequence ATGCAATCAATTACAATCAAAGGATCTCAAAGAGAAAGCGTGGGCAAAGTATCAACTAAAGCCTTACGTAATGCTGGAAAGGTGCCTTGCGTATTATACGGAGGGGATAAACCATTACACTTTTCAGCTGACGAAATTTCGTTCAAAAAATTAGTGTATACAGCCAACGTTTATACTGCAACGATTGAATTAGAAGGAACAACTTATAATGCAATTTTACAAGATATTCAGTTCCACCCTGTAACTGATAAAATTTTACATGTTGATTTTTACCAACTATTTGATGATAAATTGGTAACAATGAATATTCCTGTAAGATTAATTGGAACATCTCCAGGTGTTATTAATGGTGGATCTTTAAGTTTCCCTATGCGTAAATTAAGTATTAGAGCTTTCCCAGCTGATTTGCCTGATTTTATTAATGCTGATATTTCAAAATTACGAATTGGTCACAAATTAGTAGTTTCTGAATTAACGAACGACAAACTTCATATTTTACATCCAGAGAATACCGTAGTTGTTCAAGTAAGAACTGCTAGAGCAGCAATATTGGATGATGACGATGAGGAAGCAGGAGAAGAAGGAGAAGAAGGAACTGCTAGTGAAAGTACCGAAGAGGGTGCTGCTACTGAATAA
- a CDS encoding ribose-phosphate pyrophosphokinase, which yields MEDHHLEPKIFACSQSEILAKKIAKYYGIKLGNVVVSRFSDGEFQPAFVESVRGRRIFIIGSTFPNSDNLMEMLLMLDAAKRASARHITAVIPYFGWARQDRKDKPRVAIGAKLVANLLQTAGATRIMTMDLHADQIQGFFEKPVDHLFASTLFLPYIKNLNLPNLTIASPDMGGSKRAYAYSKHLECDVVICYKQRLKANVISTMELIGDVENRHVIIVDDMIDTGGTLAKAAELMMEKGAISVRAICTHPILSGNAYERIENSKLLELIVSDTIPLKMESSKIKIVSCAPLFADVMHKVQDNKSISGQFLM from the coding sequence ATGGAAGACCATCATTTAGAGCCTAAAATATTTGCTTGTTCTCAAAGTGAAATATTGGCTAAAAAAATTGCAAAATATTATGGTATTAAACTTGGAAATGTAGTAGTTTCTAGGTTTAGCGATGGAGAGTTTCAACCTGCTTTTGTAGAATCAGTAAGAGGTAGACGTATTTTTATTATTGGATCAACATTTCCTAATTCTGATAATTTAATGGAGATGCTATTAATGTTAGATGCAGCAAAAAGAGCTTCTGCTCGTCATATTACAGCTGTTATTCCTTATTTTGGATGGGCAAGGCAAGATCGTAAAGACAAACCTCGTGTTGCAATTGGAGCAAAATTAGTAGCTAATTTATTGCAAACGGCAGGAGCAACAAGAATTATGACAATGGATTTACATGCTGATCAAATTCAAGGTTTTTTTGAAAAGCCTGTTGACCATTTATTTGCTTCAACGTTATTTCTTCCTTATATAAAAAATTTAAACCTTCCTAATTTAACTATTGCCTCTCCAGATATGGGAGGATCAAAACGTGCTTATGCTTATTCAAAACATTTAGAATGTGATGTTGTTATTTGCTACAAACAACGTTTAAAAGCCAATGTTATTTCTACCATGGAACTAATTGGAGATGTAGAAAATCGTCATGTAATTATAGTTGATGATATGATTGACACAGGAGGAACACTTGCTAAAGCTGCTGAGTTAATGATGGAAAAAGGAGCTATAAGTGTACGTGCAATATGTACACATCCAATACTTTCTGGAAATGCCTATGAGCGCATTGAAAATTCAAAATTATTAGAATTAATTGTATCAGATACAATTCCTTTAAAAATGGAAAGTTCTAAAATAAAAATTGTATCTTGCGCCCCTTTATTCGCTGATGTGATGCATAAAGTACAAGACAATAAATCCATTAGCGGACAGTTTTTAATGTAA